Proteins encoded by one window of Anopheles maculipalpis chromosome 2RL, idAnoMacuDA_375_x, whole genome shotgun sequence:
- the LOC126566534 gene encoding bumetanide-sensitive sodium-(potassium)-chloride cotransporter-like yields MVWEQYSIVSISNRVLRSIKRSKTIPNKAHRGRGGSDVQENVQQTSVIPPAALPKVAIFTVDDETAEHSWTSIDLESGYDDHAADNHLTRDPLPRLEHYRTSQKAIRRPSIGELHGDLDEQDSDANHKRDPFPTGADPHVRLGWIQGVLIPCLLNIWGVMLFLRLSWIVSLAGILETLFIIGLSYLVCVITTLSLSAMCTNGQVKGGGIYYLISRSLGPEFGGAVGIVLAFANSVSASMNTIGFCSSLNQLLGSFGVKIVDGGMNDMRIVGSVTILIMVIICTVGMDWETKAQNVLVVVISVAIGGFILGVFLGPRTDSDRGKGFTGLSSERFVDNLGPDYRFSEGIEQDFFSVFGIFFPSVTGVQAGANICGELKDPGTAIPKGTLLALLISGLSYVAFVLLAGSASYRDASGNLMDLVNGTFATCQREPCKYGLHNDYNIMQLMAVSGAIIYAGCFAATLSTALTNLLSVPRIIQALGIDRLYPGLMFFAKGYGKRNEPYRSYALVLCVSVLFVLLANLNLVAPLITNFYLASYALINFCTFHAATVKPIGWRPTFRFYNQWVSLFGTVLCVLIMFLVDIISTGVTMVLIFVLHLAVIYRKPDVNWGSTTQAQSYKSALSAALKLQCVGDHVKNYHPSVLVLTGKPAHRPALLDLAHQITKNQALLIVGDVVRDRLSHRKRELRLNDSRSFMEQRKVQGFYELIDGIGLEKGVRALIQTCGVGKLSPNIVLVGYKADWMRCSVQELQTYYNLLNDVFDNRMSLAILRLPNGLDYSHLSSDLTSDASFGTITNVSLSSLKQIIDPTPTAHKLMYVDSNLGLQNTKKGARKGDQMKESPSNTSRDSIACSTRNGSCLPLELHDHSNVFHHKQPKGTIDVWWLYDDGGLTMLIPYILSLRAKWANCKVRVFALTNQQKELDMAHLLAKLRIDYSSLIMLQDVTKPPHTDTVTLHQQLLKSFEHMPTQLTPPELSSPERIALAEKTHRQLRLREMLLEHSPDARLIVMSMPMPRMGTVSAPLYMSWLEMLSKDMPPMLLVRGNQTSVLTFYS; encoded by the exons ATGGTGTGGGAACAGTACAGCATAGTGAGCATATCGAATCGTGTGCTTAGATCGATAAAAAGATCGAAAACGATCCCAAACAAGGCGCATCGTGGGCGTGGTGGTAGTGATGTGCAAGAAAACGTTCAACAAACATCGGTAATACCGCCGGCTGCCTTGCCCAAGGTAGCCATCTTTACCGTGGACGATGAAACAGCAGAACACAGTTGGACTTCCATTGATCTCGAGTCGGGTTACGATGATCATGCAGCCGACAATCACCTGACCAG GGATCCCCTGCCACGGTTGGAGCATTATCGTACCTCACAAAAAGCAATCCGCCGACCGTCGATCGGTGAACTGCACGGTGATCTCGATGAACAGGACTCG GATGCGAACCATAAACGTGACCCATTCCCAACAGGTGCCGACCCTCACGTACGGTTAGGTTGGATTCAAGGTGTGCTGATACCGTGTCTACTAAACATCTGGGGCGTTATGCTTTTTCTGCGCCTGAGCTGGATTGTATCGCTCGCAGGCATTCTTGAGACGCTGTTCATAATCGGCCTTTCCTATCTGGTGTGTGTGATAACAACCCTCTCACTGTCCGCCATGTGTACGAACGGACAGGTAAAGGGCGGAGGCATCTACTACCTCATATCACGCTCACTCGGACCAGAGTTTGGTGGTGCGGTCGGTATAGTGCTTGCCTTTGCCAACTCCGTTTCGgcatcgatgaacacgatcggTTTCTGTAGCTCACTCAATCAGCTGCTCG GAAGCTTTGGTGTGAAGATTGTGGATGGTGGTATGAATGATATGCGGATCGTCGGTTCGGTAACAATCCTGATCATGGTTATCATCTGTACGGTCGGTATGGACTGGGAAACGAAGGCCCAGAATGTGCTCGTAGTGGTCATTTCCGTTGCTATCGGTGGGTTCATTTTGGGGGTATTTCTAGGTCCTCGAACGGACAGTGATCGGGGTAAAGGATTTACCGGACTATCTAGTGAACGGTTCGTGGACAATCTTGGTCCAGACTATCGGTTTAGTGAAGGTATCGAACAGGATTTCTTTAGTGTGTTTGGGATATTCTTCCCAAGTGTGACGGGAGTTCAGGCGGGTGCAAACATTTGTGGCGAGTTAAAGGATCCGGGTACGGCCATACCGAAGGGAACACTACTGGCGCTTCTCATTTCTGGCCTATCGTACGTTGCCTTTGTGTTGTTGGCTGGTTCGGCAAGCTATCGTGATGCGTCGGGTAATCTGATGGACCTTGTAAATGGAACGTTTGCCACCTGTCAGCGGGAACCGTGCAAATATGGGCTGCACAATGACTACAACATTATGCAGCTGATGGCAGTTTCGGGAGCGATTATCTATGCCGGTTGCTTTGCCGCTACACTCTCGACGGCGCTGACGAATCTGTTATCGGTTCCGCGCATCATTCAAGCACTGGGAATCGATCGGCTCTACCCAGGACTCATGTTCTTCGCAAAGGGTTACGGTAAACGCAACGAACCGTATCGAAGCTACGCGCTGGTACTCTGTGTATCGGTGCTGTTTGTGCTGTTGGCGAACCTTAATCTTGTAGCACCACTCATCACCAACTTCTACCTAGCATCGTACGCACTCATCAACTTCTGCACGTTTCATGCGGCCACCGTCAAACCGATCGGTTGGCGACCTACCTTCCGTTTCTACAACCAGTGGGTCAGTCTGTTCGGTACCGTACTGTGCGTGCTGATCATGTTCCTGGTCGATATTATCTCGACCGGCGTCACGATGGTGCTTATCTTCGTGCTCCATTTAGCCGTCATATATCGCAAACCGGATGTTAACTGGGGATCAACGACTCAAGCGCAAAGTTACAAGAGTGCTCTCTCGGCCGCACTCAAGCTGCAGTGCGTTGGTGATCACGTCAAGAACTATCATCCATCGGTGTTGGTACTCACCGGGAAACCGGCCCACCGTCCCGCACTTCTCGATCTGGCACATCAGATAACGAAGAACCAAGCGTTGCTTATAGTGGGCGATGTAGTGCGTGATCGGTTGTCTCATCGTAAGCGTGAACTTCGGCTGAACGATAGCCGTAGCTTTATGGAGCAGCGCAAGGTACAGGGATTCTACGAGCTGATCGATGGTATCGGGTTGGAGAAAGGGGTGCGTGCGCTGATACAGACATGCGGCGTTGGGAAACTGTCGCCCAACATCGTGCTGGTGGGCTACAAAGCCGACTGGATGCGGTGTTCCGTGCAGGAGCTTCAAACGTACTACAATTTGTTGAA TGATGTGTTCGACAATCGGATGTCTTTAGCCATCTTGCGCCTTCCAAATGGACTCGATTATTCCCATCTGTCCTCGGATCTAACATCCGACGCTAGCTTTGGAACGATCACCAACGTTTCCTTATCAAGCCTGAAACAAATTATTGACCCTACTCCAACAGCTCACAAGCTCATGTACGTCGATTCGAACCTAGGACttcaaaacacgaaaaagggCGCACGGAAAGGTGATCAAATGAAGGAAAGTCCTTCAAACACAAGCCGCGACAGTATTGCTTGCTCAACACGCAATGGATCCTGCCTGCCGTTGGAGCTTCACGACCATTCGAACGTGTTTCACCACAAACAACCGAAAGGCACGATCGATGTCTGGTGGTTGTACGACGACGGTGGACTTACGATGCTCATTCCGTACATCCTATCGTTGCGCGCCAAATGGGCCAACTGTAAGGTGCGCGTGTTTGCTCTCACCAACCAGCAGAAGGAATTAGA CATGGCCCATCTCCTAGCGAAACTACGGATCGATTACTCCTCGCTGATCATGCTACAAGACGTCACTAAACCACCACACACGGATACGGTCACGTTGCACCAGCAGCTACTCAAAAGCTTCGAACACATGCCGACTCAGCTGACTCCACCCGAGCTAAGTTCACCGGAGCGGATTGCCCTTGCAGAGAAAACCCACCGACAGTTGCGCCTGCGGGAAATGCTTCTAGAGCACTCGCCCGACGCAAGACTAATCGTGATGTCTATGCCGATGCCTCGAATG GGCACTGTATCAGCACCTCTGTATATGTCCTGGCTGGAGATGCTCTCGAAGGATATGCCACCGATGTTGCTCGTGCGGGGCAATCAAACGTCCGTTTTGACTTTCTATTCTTAA
- the LOC126556930 gene encoding bumetanide-sensitive sodium-(potassium)-chloride cotransporter-like, whose amino-acid sequence MVRNDASKGYDNPAITVSDEPVALELNNGNGRIHRDSVLGLSEPLPRLDHYRASQRNAKRPSIGVLHGDRDSKDGEPEEQLEEETKAPAHAIRLGWVQGVLIPCLLNIWGVMLFLRLSWVVGQAGIVQTLIIIALSYLVCVMTTLSLSALCTNGQIKSGGLYYIISRSLGAEFGASVGIVFAFANSVNAAMNTIGFCSSLNDLLRSLGTKIVDGGTNDIRIVGSAFLLLMIIICAIGMDWEVKAQNFLLVLIVVAIFNFIIGAIIGPGTSSEEVGKGFLGISTALLAANMGPGYTVMNGVQQNFFSVFAIFFPSVTGIQSGANICGDLRDPAKAIPKGTLWACLISAISYVLFSFMAAGAAVREASGNASDLVGVTFTSCAAGNCTYGLLNDYTVMQLISLTSAITYAGCWAATLSTALTNILSVPRLIQALGIDRIYPGLIFFSKGYGKHGEPYRGYGLVFLVSLVFILIADLDAIASLITNLYLASYAFINFCTFHAATVKPLGWRPTFNYYHPYVSLLATILCVAIMFLISVVSSFIAMAFIFVLYLVVVYRKPEANWGSSVQAQAYKTALNSTLNLEGTSDHVKNYQPQILAIAGDPMQRPGLIDLAHLITKHSSLMVIGNIIPQRLPYKRRRALSDMGKNYLKDSNIRAFYKIVDGVDFDQGARCLIQSTGFGRLAPNILMLGYKTNWQTADHNQLNAYYNTLHTAFDNRLSLLILRMGKGLDIFKGMSNNDLYTTIPSPQETTISMPSKRMAARRSLMPVNSNLDLHELMQSNRSSQTSPAPTFHAAPAFDYVPPAVTAEPEANLFKHKQPKGTIDVWWLYDDGGLTMLLPYIITTRSKWEKCKIRVFALSSFNLQEEETNLRLLLDKLRISYLSLTMVKVTDKPMESTIEEHRQLLRSVADTNDDLPVLSESEKQQLEIKTNRQLRLRELLLEHSKSASLIVMSMPVPRQDTVSAVLYMSWLEMLTKDMPPFLLVRGNQTEVLTFYS is encoded by the exons ATGGTACGTAACGATGCGAGTAAAGGCTACGATAACCCGGCCATTACCGTTTCCGACGAACCGGTGGCTTTGGAGTTGAACAACGGAAATGGGCGAATCCATCGTGATAGTGTGCTTGGATTGAG TGAGCCACTGCCCCGGTTGGATCACTACCGGGCTTCGCAGCGCAACGCAAAGCGACCCTCGATCGGTGTACTGCACGGTGACCGTGACTCCAAGGATGGCGAGCCGGAGGAACAGCTCGAGGAAGAAACGAAGGCACCGGCCCACGCAATTCGGCTCGGCTGGGTGCAGGGTGTGCTGATACCGTGCCTGCTCAACATCTGGGGTGTCATGCTGTTCCTGCGTCTTAGCTGGGTTGTCGGTCAGGCCGGTATCGTACAAACGCTGATCATTATAGCCCTTTCGTACCTGGTGTGCGTCATGACCACGCTATCACTGTCGGCGCTCTGTACGAACGGACAGATTAAGAGCGGCGGCTTGTACTACATCATCTCGCGCTCACTCGGCGCCGAGTTTGGTGCTTCGGTCGGTATTGTCTTTGCCTTTGCTAACTCCGTTAACGCGGCCATGAACACGATCGGTTTCTGCAGCTCGCTAAATGATCTACTAC GAAGTCTCGGTACGAAGATCGTAGATGGAGGTACAAACGATATTCGCATCGTTGGTTCGGCCTTTCTGCTGCTCATGATCATCATCTGCGCGATCGGTATGGATTGGGAGGTGAAGGCACAGAACTTCCTACTGGTACTGATCGTGGTGGCTATCTTTAACTTCATAATCGGCGCCATCATCGGTCCGGGAACTTCCAGCGAAGAGGTCGGTAAAGGTTTCTTGGGCATCTCGACGGCCTTGCTGGCGGCGAACATGGGTCCGGGCTATACGGTGATGAACGGTGTGCAGCAGAACTTCTTCAGCGTGTTTGCGATCTTTTTCCCGAGCGTAACCGGCATTCAGAGTGGAGCGAACATCTGCGGAGATCTTCGCGATCCGGCAAAAGCTATCCCGAAGGGAACGTTGTGGGCTTGTCTGATATCCGCCATTTCGTACGTGTTATTCTCGTTCATGGCGGCAGGTGCCGCAGTGCGAGAGGCATCGGGTAATGCTTCCGATCTGGTTGGAGTTACATTTACTAGCTGCGCTGCTGGT AACTGTACGTACGGATTGCTGAACGACTACACGGTGATGCAGCTCATTTCGCTTACCAGCGCCATCACCTATGCCGGCTGTTGGGCAGCTACCCTCAGCACTGCTCTGACGAACATTCTGTCCGTCCCGCGACTCATCCAGGCTCTCGGTATCGATCGCATCTACCCGGGACTGATCTTCTTCTCCAAGGGTTACGGCAAGCACGGCGAACCGTACCGTGGCTACGGGCTGGTATTCCTCGTATCGCTTGTCTTTATACTGATTGCCGATCTGGATGCGATCGCTTCACTCATCACGAACCTTTACCTGGCGTCGTATGCGTTCATTAACTTCTGCACGTTCCATGCGGCCACCGTAAAGCCTCTCGGCTGGCGCCCCACGTTTAACTACTATCATCCGTATGTAAGTCTACTCGCTACGATTCTCTGCGTGGCGATCATGTTCCTCATTTCGGTCGTGTCGTCCTTCATCGCAATGGCGTTCATCTTTGTGCTGTATCTGGTAGTTGTATACCGCAAGCCGGAAGCAAACTGGGGCTCGTCCGTGCAGGCACAAGCATACAAAACTGCGCTCAACTCCACGCTCAATCTCGAGGGTACGAGCGATCACGTGAAGAACTATCAACCGCAGATTCTGGCAATTGCCGGTGATCCTATGCAGCGTCCGGGATTGATCGATCTGGCACATCTCATCACCAAGCACAGTTCGCTGATGGTGATCGGTAATATTATTCCACAGCGTTTGCCGTACAAACGTCGACGAGCACTGTCTGACATGGGCAAGAATTATCTGAAGGACTCGAACATCCGGGCGTTCTACAAAATTGTCGACGGCGTAGACTTTGATCAGGGCGCTCGGTGTTTGATCCAATCGACCGGTTTCGGACGCTTGGCACCCAATATTCTTATGCTGGGCTACAAAACCAACTGGCAAACGGCAGACCACAATCAGCTAAATGCGTACTACAACACCTTGCA TACCGCGTTCGACAACCGTCTCTCGCTGTTAATTCTGCGCATGGGTAAAGGACTTGACATCTTCAAGGGTATGTCAAACAACGATCTGTACACGACGATTCCTTCCCCGCAAGAAACGACCATATCGATGCCTTCCAAGCGTATGGCTGCTCGCCGTTCGCTGATGCCGGTTAACTCGAATCTCGATCTGCACGAGCTGATGCAGTCGAACCGTTCCAGCCAAACGTCCCCAGCTCCAACATTCCATGCCGCTCCTGCCTTCGACTATGTACCACCGGCGGTAACTGCGGAACCGGAAGCAAATCTCTTCAAGCACAAACAACCGAAGGGTACGATCGATGTCTGGTGGCTGTACGATGATGGTGGGCTAACGATGCTGCTGCCGTACATTATAACGACTCGCTCCAAGTGGGAAAAGTGTAAGATACGTGTGTTTGCACTTTCGTCGTTCAACCTGCAAGAGGAGGAAACGAA CTTGAGACTGCTGCTCGATAAGCTTCGTATCAGCTATCTTAGTCTCACGATGGTCAAGGTGACGGACAAGCCGATGGAATCGACCATCGAGGAGCATCGGCAGCTGTTACGCTCCGTCGCCGACACCAATGACGATCTGCCCGTACTGTCGGAGTCGGAAAAGCAGCAGCTTGAAATCAAAACCAACCGTCAGCTGCGCCTCCGGGAGCTGTTGCTGGAGCACTCGAAATCGGCTTCACTTATCGTCATGTCAATGCCCGTTCCCAGACAG GATACTGTATCGGCCGTACTTTACATGTCTTGGCTTGAAATGTTGACCAAGGATATGCCACCGTTCCTGCTGGTGCGTGGCAACCAGACAGAGGTCCTCACGTTCTACTCCTAG
- the LOC126557764 gene encoding coiled-coil domain-containing protein 149-A has protein sequence MASTTMARGRKNSAHSVVPKSNHMDTESDEQEYTALSRKLQSKVEALKIMRYELEKCRTERDQFKLMAETIQLRYSAIKNSLNAPDFQAAGFGNSSAVSLLVKQTRERNESLTTEVESLKQRLYDLEGDIKVVRARNVELQDTCTKLRATNESLLTTNGDKTWQAEKSQLIAQLEQLRKRNAQLQYDFRSLLDEKEETVTERDAYKCKAHRLNHELNVALRGAGGSSQTLLDIDGLILENKYQAEKIANIENELGLARQAASKYKSMLETNRKKGIIKLGTNNNNKTIMSHSQVKHLLENGTVDELPLRAATISDLKSLCLALLDNVNDKSLALSHQKKTNKLLATKIAELERHIKMLAGSDDRTTMASLSPSQFLLNGYSSATVDQDQDGDIIVRHRSETSELTTLGSPNGPQEANSSSGPSNSGQRTEPLSSSSNKSCVLSCSEDDEEDDDAGRCTGDSATTNTSNTEELQAAIAQLVASVERDLSTDEQLPQLPEDIAALIEQFKEADGENVS, from the exons ATGGCCAGTACGACTATGGCCAGGGGCAGAAAAAATTCTGCCCACTCTGTCGTACCCAAAAGTAACCATATGGATACGGAAAGTGATGAACAAGAG TATACAGCTCTCAGCCGCAAGCTGCAAAGTAAGGTAGAAGCACTGAAAATAATGCGCTACGAGCTCGAGAAATGCCGGACGGAACGGGACCAGTTCAAACTGATGGCCGAAACGATCCAGCTTCGCTACTCGGCCATCAAGAACAGTCTTAATGCACCCGACTTTCAAGCGGCCGGATTCGGCAACAGTTCCGCCGTTAGTCTGCTGGTTAAGCAAACGCGCGAACGGAACGAATCACTTACGACCGAGGTAGAATCGCTCAAGCAGCGCCTGTACGATCTGGAGGGTGACATTAAGGTGGTGAGGGCAAGAAACGTCGAGCTGCAGGACACCTGTACCAAGCTCAGGGCCACCAACGAATCGCTGCTAACGACCAACGGTGACAAAACTTGGCAGGCAGAAAAATCGCAACTTATCGCACAGCTCGAACAACTACGGAAGCGTAACGCACAGCTGCAGTACGACTTTCGATCTTTGCTGGacgaaaaggaagaaaccgTTACGGAGCGTGACGCTTACAAGTGTAAAGCACATCGACTGAACCACGAACTGAACGTTGCGCTGAGAGGAGCCGGTGGAAGCTCGCAAACTCTGCTCGATATTGATGGGTTGATACTGGAGAACAAGTATCAAGCGGAAAAAATCGCTAACATTGAAAACGAGCTAGGTCTCGCGCGACAAGCAGCTAGCAAATATAAG TCCATGCTGGAAACGAACCGGAAGAAGGGCATTATTAAACTTGGCactaacaacaataacaaaacgaTCATGTCCCATTCGCAAG TGAAACACCTGCTAGAGAATGGAACCGTTGATGAGTTACCGCTTAGAGCAGCCACAATATCCGATCTGAAATCACTCTGCCTAGCGCTGTTGGATAATGTGAACGACAAAAGTCTTGCACTCTCACaccaaaaaaagacaaataa GTTACTGGCTACTAAAATAGCCGAACTAGAGCGTCACATCAAAATGCTAGCCGGCAGTGACGATCGGACGACCATGGCGAGTCTATCACCGTCTCAGTTTTTGTTAAACGGCTACAGTTCAGCTACCGTTGATCAGGACCAAGATGGTGATATCATCGTACGGCATCGATCCGAAACATCGGAACTCACCACGCTAGGCTCACCGAACGGACCACAGGAGGCTAACAGTTCCAGCGGTCCATCGAACAGTGGTCAACGCACGGAACCGTTATCGTCCAGTTCGAACAAAAGTTGCGTACTGAGTTGCTCCGAAGACGACGAGGAGGATGACGATGCTGGCCGGTGCACGGGCGATAGTGCGACAACAAACACCTCCAATACGGAAGAATTGCAAGCAGCAATTGCGCAACTGGTAGCGTCTGTCGAGCGTGATCTTAGCACCGACGAACAGTTACCTCAACTGCCGGAAGATATTGCAGCCCTGATCGAACAGTTCAAGGAAGCGGATGGTGAAAATGTGTCCTAA